The Cetobacterium somerae ATCC BAA-474 DNA window AGCACATGATCCACAATCTATACAATCATTTTCGTTTATTTCTCTTTTTCCATCTTCAACTTCAGATATACATGATACTGGACAAACAGCTTCGCAAGCTCCACACCCTATACATTCATCTTTATTTATTCTATATGCCATTTTACTCCTCCTTTTAAAATAAAAAATAAATTATTATTAGTTTCTATTTTAATAAGACTTTTCCTTTAAAAAATTTAAATCAAAATTAATATGCTATCTAGCTTTGAAATTTTTAATTATTATAAAGAAAATTTTTCTTCTCTTATTTTTTCAATACTTTAACAAATTATTTATTAATTTTTTTAGATAATTATAAATTTTTTCAGTAGATGATATATCTAGATATTCATTAGGAGTATGAACCTCTTTAATATTAGGCCCTATACTTATAATATCCATATTAGGGTACTTTTGTGATATTGCCCCACACTCTAATCCTGCATGAATAACTTCAACTTTCATGTCTTTTTTATATAGTTCTTTATACGTTTCAATTGCTTTTTCTCGTGAACTACCCCACCCTAAAGAGGATGGGGCTTCGTGGGAAGTATCTCAGTAATCTAAGATATATTAATCACGCTCTACGGCTAGTCCCTAACC harbors:
- a CDS encoding indolepyruvate ferredoxin oxidoreductase subunit alpha, yielding MAYRINKDECIGCGACEAVCPVSCISEVEDGKREINENDCIDCGSCASVCPVSCISQI